In the Diospyros lotus cultivar Yz01 chromosome 13, ASM1463336v1, whole genome shotgun sequence genome, TAGATGGTAGGTTTCATTTCACTACTAGGCTCCCTAGGAGCAACCTTGGATGGTGGTGGAGCTGCTAAGGTGACTTCTAATACAGGATCAGAAGGGAGTGAGATGGGATAAAAATTTTCTTCCTTGGGGAGTAGGTATAACATTTTTGGGTTAATTTTCAAACCCTCTAGTTGTGTAGGCTTGGAATCAGAATCTGCTGGAGTGTCTTTCTCAAGGCTGCAAATTCCGAGGACCATGTTGGCATTGGATGGAGGTAGGGGTTTGCAGTCTTCCTCTGGAGTTGTTGACACAGCAAAAACATCCTTCTTGGTCAGAGGAATGTCAAGTACTCTGATGGAAAAGCTCACAGCATCCTGGTGGGTCTAGGAAACTGTTAACCCAGTTCTTTTTGGGCAGCATATTTGATGAGGTTCTTGGGGTGCGAGGCATTCCTGCTAGGGCTTGAAAAAAGCCACCAGAGTCATAGTATTGAACCAATTGAACAGAGAAGGAGAAGGATGGTTGGGTGGTTGATTGAAAGAGCAAGAGTCATTTTGGACTAAGGGAGACCAGAGTCAGGGGTGTACCTGCTAGGGCTTGAGAAAAGGCATCAGTCTCACTGAGTGAGTATTGAACCAAtggaagagagaaggagaaggctTGGGTGGTTGATAGATAGAGCAAGGGCGATCAAAGGCCAGTGATGATTGGAGGAAACCATGGAAGGTAGAAGACAGTGCATCATGGGCGGAGATAGCAATGATTTTTACTTACACAGAAAgcaaacatttattaaaaatttcctTGCATATGTTAAAACATTATAGAGTTTGGTTTTCTATCTTTTTGTGCCAATGCTTTTGCTTCTTGGACGACAACTAACATTTTACTATTTCTAAGTataaaatgggaaaagaaaatgcaagtcGATTTAACTTCAACCAAAATATTACTCTTGGATGGGTCTAGTGACATGTTTGACAAATAATAAGCCATTGGACACGAACTTAGCTTGTTAGACACATCATGGTGTTTTCAGAATATGCATGTAAAAGCCTGTTGGACACAAATATAAGCCTCTTTTAGAGTGCCAGACAATGTTTTCGATGAaagttatatttatgtatttgaccTGCTTTAGAAGAATGAGTTGGCTATTTCTCTCCTCTGAAGAAGTTACTGTGGGATTTTGTTTCTTGAACCCTACATGATATGTAATCATAAAAAATTGTCATATATGTTATTTATCAGGGTAAAAAAATTGATGATTTGGGGAGGCTCTCTGATGCTTGGGAGTTCCAGGAAAATGAAATCATGAATGCTCAGAACAGGTTGCGCTCAATACGTGCAAAGTTAGCAGTGTTAGAAGGGAAGATGACACTTGCAATTATGTAAGCATGACCGACTTCTTTTGATTCGGCAATCTGTCTTAAATGTTCCTTTTCCCCATTGGTATGTGTCTCATCCAGTATTGCATGTTGCAGTGATGCACAAAAGATAGTAGAAGAGAAGCAGAAGCTGATTGATGGTGCTCGTGGGGCCTTACAACTTCTTCGTACCACCTGTGTAGTTTGGCCAAATTCTGCCTCTGAGGTTCTGTTAGCAGGATCTTTTGATGGTTGGACCTCTCAGGTTTAATCCTATGTAAAGGCTATAAGATGCATAGTTTTTTTTGGGTGGAATATAATACTattgataataacaaaaatcCTTGATTATTTATCATCTCATATGCATAATGGGAGAGTATATCCCAGTCATTTACCGGGTGTGTTGCTCCTCTTTTGTATATCCAATTCTATTGTTGAATGGTCAAAAGAGTAGGTTAAAGGGGCTGGGGGACACTTGAAGACGCCATGCACTATGAATTGTTCGGAAATACAGCCAGAAAAATATGCTAGACAGAAAATTGGGCACTGCTTTTgggttgctttttttttttttttttctgtaggAATTATAATTTTCTGTGTTGTCTTGCAGAGGAAGATGGAGAAATCAAAGAACGGTATTTTTTCGGTGTGCCTAAAGTTGTATCCAGGTCAATACGAGGTAGGTCATTTGCATCAACTCAACTTGTGATTCACAGGATATCGTGCAGGTTGTCGTCATTTCAATCTTTTGCCATTTCTGCAGATCAagtttatagttgatggtgtaTGGAAGACTGATCCACTGCGCCCTATTGTCCACAACAACGGATTCGAGAATAATCTTCTCCTTATCTCATAGAGGCAAGCCATGGATCCATGGGGAGTGACAATGGGTGCACACTCTCCTGAAATTAAACAGGTGGGAGATAGGTGATTTTTTCATCTAAGATTCTTTTTTCTGATAGGAAATTAAGTATATGTAACACTTGTTCTTACAAGTTTCAGTTAGCCATGCCATGCGTttccttgtttttcattttcttcccctGGTGTATAATCTGACTGACCATCTGTAAGTGATCTAATTCAATGAAACTGAACATTCTTTCCTGCAGTGCAAATATGTGTATGGAAGGATTTGTGAATGTGATTTTACAAAACTCTCTGAATATATACACTTCACAAATAGCCTTGGCATTCGAAGTTCATGTGGTTCATTTTGCATCAAACCAAATTGTCCCAGCAGAGGCCAGATGGATGGGTCACTACTTTTTCAACCAACACTGTCACCCATTTGAGATGCCAATGCACACTTGAAAACTAACGATAACTCTTTCTGATGTCTGTGGACTCTTCTCTGGCTTAGTAATTATAACCCGATTCTCTTTTGTATGTCATTTGGAATGTTTTTGAGTAGTAGGATGAAGCGTCCTTGCGGCAAAAGTGAAACCGCTTCCACAGTAGACTCTGGTGCCAGGAAGTTTGTGTGCTAGTTCAACAACCTTAGGACTAGTTTGATCATCTGCACTCCCCAAGCCAAGCTGACCATGTTCACCCCAGCCCCATGTCATTACCAAACCGCTGTCTGGTCAATTGCAATGGTCAGCAAAGGAACTTAAGTAAGAATGTGctggaaaataaagaaagaaacgaTCTCTCACCAGACACCAGAGCTGAGTGCTCAGATCCTGCTGCAATTTGCACAACTTTCAAACCGTCGAGACTCGAAATTTTACTGAGAATGGGCTCTTTGGAATCTTCTGCTGTATCAATGCCATAAATTGCACGCTAAGTTTGGTTGGCTCTCACTAAAGCAATCACCAAAAGATGGAAGTTATCCTAAGATCCCCCCCTCCTTTCTGATCCAAAGGGAGGGCTGCCGAGTGCATGAAATGCAAAAGCAGATCGGTGATTTCAGTACCTGACAAATGTTTAACTGTCTCATTCTTTTGTGATTCACTGAGCGATCCGTGGTGCTTGCCCCCGAGCATATAGACTTCTGCATCACCTGTTCAAGATACCGAAAGACCACCATTAACAAGTCATGCACCTCACGTATTTTAGGCTGGAAAGAAGAATGGTTAAAGGATTACAAACCTGTTAATAGCAAAGCATGGTTCCATCCAAGCGCTGCCTGGATgaaagatgaagatgatctTAGACGCTGGGGACTGTAAGAATTAGAACTAGTACCGAACCTTCTCCCCCAGGTGTACAGGCGCCCATCGCCTTGTGTAACAGCCAGCCATAGCATCagcaaaggaaaaataaaatagtaatttaaggaaaattatgCAATGACTTGGAAGAGAGCTACTCTTCAGACCAATATAATCCCTAATCTAtatgaaaatttcatttatgatGTCTGGCTTTTTAGGGGGACTCACCCGACAGTGCAGCACTATGATCTCCATTTGCATGAATACTAACAATCTGGATGTCTTCCAATCCAACAGTAGTTTGAGGAAGAGATACTGATCCAATTTTATCTTCAGATGTTCCTAGTTGACCACGCTTACCAGATCCAAATCCATAAACTCTCTTTCCAGAATGGCCTGCAAAAGATTGCTTTTACATTTGTAATACTGTTGCTCTACAGGTCAACCTGAAGCACTCAAGGTTTATCTGGTATCCCCCCTATCAGAAAGGAAGGAATTTG is a window encoding:
- the LOC127788743 gene encoding ultraviolet-B receptor UVR8 isoform X2 produces the protein MEENERAVIEEEEEEEEEIWSWGAGTEAQLGTRKLQDEHFPVAVNSLAGGGRIALLSCGGAHVIALTSGGRVVTWGRGTCGQLGHGDMVNSLQPKPIRSLESLLVTHVSAGWNHSGFVTDSGCLFTCGDGSFGQLGHGNQNSHSSPVMVSYFASKHVEQIACGMRHSLVLLKGHSGKRVYGFGSGKRGQLGTSEDKIGSVSLPQTTVGLEDIQIVSIHANGDHSAALSGDGRLYTWGRRFGTSSNSYSPQRLRSSSSFIQAALGWNHALLLTGDAEVYMLGGKHHGSLSESQKNETVKHLSEDSKEPILSKISSLDGLKVVQIAAGSEHSALVSDSGLVMTWGWGEHGQLGLGSADDQTSPKVVELAHKLPGTRVYCGSGFTFAARTLHPTTQKHSK
- the LOC127788743 gene encoding ultraviolet-B receptor UVR8 isoform X1, which codes for MEENERAVIEEEEEEEEEIWSWGAGTEAQLGTRKLQDEHFPVAVNSLAGGGRIALLSCGGAHVIALTSGGRVVTWGRGTCGQLGHGDMVNSLQPKPIRSLESLLVTHVSAGWNHSGFVTDSGCLFTCGDGSFGQLGHGNQNSHSSPVMVSYFASKHVEQIACGMRHSLVLLKGHSGKRVYGFGSGKRGQLGTSEDKIGSVSLPQTTVGLEDIQIVSIHANGDHSAALSGDGRLYTWGRRFGTSSNSYSPQRLRSSSSFIQAALGWNHALLLTGDAEVYMLGGKHHGSLSESQKNETVKHLSAEDSKEPILSKISSLDGLKVVQIAAGSEHSALVSDSGLVMTWGWGEHGQLGLGSADDQTSPKVVELAHKLPGTRVYCGSGFTFAARTLHPTTQKHSK